A region of the bacterium genome:
TGCTTCCAGAATGGGTTTTTACCTTCCTTATTTTTAGGTAGTGCGGTTTCACACTACTTTTTTACACGAAAAACCGCGCCAAATCAACACTTTTATTTTTAAATTCTAAAAGTGGCAAACTCGGGATCGACATGATGGAGATGGCCTCGGTTGTCGGCGCGAACATAGAATAAGGCTGCGGCGCCATGCGCTCCTTCCTGCCGCAACATTACGATTTATTTCTAAAATCCCCCTATTTCCCCCTTTGTAAAAGGGGGATTAAAGGGGGATTTTCAATTGATGCAAACTTTTCATTAATACCTACTATAGAAGCATATTGTTGGTTTGGTTTTAATAATGAGTATTTTTGTTTACGAATGCAAAATTTTTCAAACCTTCGCCCTATCCCTGTAATTCAACACACTGGCCAATGTCAGCGGGTACGGATCCTCGAAATCAATGGTGCTCCACGCGTCCATCATATATTTTTCGATATAAGCGTATGGCAGGTAACCATAACCTTTTTCGCCCCACGCGGCGGACCATGAATTTTTGAATTTAACAAGTTTTGCTGTGTCATCGTAACCGACCGCGCAAAGGGCGTGGCCGCCTAAAGACTTTTCGCCTTTTTTAGGCATCGGGACTTTTCCGGTTTTTGTTTTCATCATTCCTTCAAAAACGGAAACACCTATAATGCCCGGCCCTTTTGTGGCAAGAGCCGAACGCAGTTCAAACAGATCAAGAATACGGGCATAAGCTGTTACGCGGAATTTTTTGGCATCGGCCAACACGCCGGGTTTGGCCTTATCATCCTGGTGTGGAGCGTACGGCCAGAATTTTTCCCGGCACACACCGAGTTTTTGAAGCACCTTTACCGCCGCCCGCAATGTCGCACCTTCCTGGTCAGCGGGGATTTTGTCGATTTTCCTGGCTTCCGAATAAATAAACCGCGGAGAAAGCTCCACAAGTTTTTTGTAATCAAGCAATTCTTGATATTCCTTCATCCCGTGGGCCGCGGCAAAACCGACACAGGTGCCTTCGTCCCCCTGATCCGCCACAGGCGACATTTTAGAGGTATAATCGGTTTTCTTTGGAAGTTTAACAACCGGCAAATACGCCCTCATTAAATAATCACGCTCGTCAAATTTGTCTCTGATACATCCGAGTTTGTTCATAAACCTCCTTTAAACTAGAGCGCAGGACTAAGAATACAAACTAAGAAATATAAATCATAGATTCAAAAACTGGAAATTAAGCACCTGATTTACATAGAGAGCCTGTCAGCAAACGGCCTCTCTTTTCAATATCCCCTCGTTTAATATCGTTATTTTTCCTTCTTCAATGTTAATACAGCCTCTTTTCTTGAATTCAGCAAGTATCCTGTTAGCTGTTTCTCTCGTTATGCCCGCCATATCCGCCAATTCCTGCTGGCATATTTTCACGCCAAACGCAATACTGTTTTCCTGCGCGATGCCTTTTTCCGAAGCAATGTCCAACAACACCTTTGCCACCTTTCCGTACGCGTCCGCGAATCTTAAATTACTTATTCTCTCATCCGTTTTTCTTATTCTTTTGCTTAAGATAGCCAGCATATTTAAGGCTATCTGCGGAAATTTCCTTATCATGTCTATCAAATGGTCTCTTTCAATAATAAGCGCCGTAGACTTTTCAAGCGCCGTGACTGTCGCCGACCTGTGTTCACCGTCAAGAAGAGACATTTCGCCGAAAAAATCATAAGGATAGATTATCTTTAATATATCCTCGTGGCCTTTCCTGTCGCTGATCGATATCTTTACCGAACCTGACTTTAAGATAAACATTACGCACCCTGTATCATCAACATGAAAGATTACCTCACCGCTTTTATATGTTGCTTCCCGCGTGATTTCATGCAATTTATCAAGATCCTTGTCAGACAGATCAGAAAATATCGGTATTTTTTTCAGAAATATTTTATTCTGCATGGTTATCGCATCGATTTATTAAAATAGCGCGGCTCTATTAAAAATTAAAATAACAGAGCACTATTACATTGGCAAATTAATTTTTGATAAAACTTATATTAAGAGTTATGGTGATTCAGATTTGTCGACATTAAAGGGGCAAGATTTAGTATCTGTGTGTCATGCCTGAGGCAGATCCGCCTTAGGCGGAAAATGAGCAGATGATATGCGAAGAAACACCCCGTTCCGATTACTATCGGAATGGGGGATGGGGGATGGGGGGCGCATATCACTGCGAAATTGAGCTACAGATACTTGAGTTTGACCCTTAGTCGAGAAATCTAAATCACCATAACTATAAATTAATTTGTCAGA
Encoded here:
- a CDS encoding C1 family peptidase is translated as MNKLGCIRDKFDERDYLMRAYLPVVKLPKKTDYTSKMSPVADQGDEGTCVGFAAAHGMKEYQELLDYKKLVELSPRFIYSEARKIDKIPADQEGATLRAAVKVLQKLGVCREKFWPYAPHQDDKAKPGVLADAKKFRVTAYARILDLFELRSALATKGPGIIGVSVFEGMMKTKTGKVPMPKKGEKSLGGHALCAVGYDDTAKLVKFKNSWSAAWGEKGYGYLPYAYIEKYMMDAWSTIDFEDPYPLTLASVLNYRDRAKV
- a CDS encoding Crp/Fnr family transcriptional regulator codes for the protein MQNKIFLKKIPIFSDLSDKDLDKLHEITREATYKSGEVIFHVDDTGCVMFILKSGSVKISISDRKGHEDILKIIYPYDFFGEMSLLDGEHRSATVTALEKSTALIIERDHLIDMIRKFPQIALNMLAILSKRIRKTDERISNLRFADAYGKVAKVLLDIASEKGIAQENSIAFGVKICQQELADMAGITRETANRILAEFKKRGCINIEEGKITILNEGILKREAVC